The genomic interval CAATTATGGGAATATTCACAATTAATTACGGGAATATTCACAATTAATTATGGGAATATACACGATTATGGGAATATCCACAATTATGGGAATATccaggctctgccaggcagATCCGAACACCTGGAGCAGCCTCAGATTCCCGGgattggggggattttgggaggatttgggcattttttttcccctggagaaAGGAATGTTGGATTGCCAGGGGGGATTTCATTGGTGAGATGGGATTGGGAGCAGAAATCCAgcgggaattttgggatgagTGCTGGGAGTGCTTGGGAACCGAGGTGGCACCGACAGGGAGAAGAAttggggagaaaaaggcaaaaaaagagcaaggtttggggtgtttttttacaaaaaaaaagagacgCGGGGATTGTAGAAATTCCATCAAAACTTAAATAAGCTACAGATAAAATTATAGATAAAACATCTCTAAAATGAGAGGAATCAtatctaaaataataaaaacatctctAAAATGATAGCAAGCATATCTAAAACGACGTGAATTatataaaaatgacagaaatgaTAATTAAAATGAGAGACAACGATCTGGGAAATGATAGAAAATGATCCATAAAACGGTGGAAAACACACATCCGTGGGATGTTTCCTTGCTCCAGCGGATTCCGATGCGCACCGGGGGAAAAtggaattccttttttttcccttccctccggGGTGAATTTATAGGGAAGATTTAATGGATTTGGGCGATTCCGTTCGCGATTTCCGCGCCTGCTTTATGGCCGGAAAAAATGAATGGATGTTTTTTCGGATATTACAAAAACGCGAACGCACATAAAAGGAGGTGGCTGTGGCGGTGCCACctgctggctgtcccctccccgccctGGGGACAAAATCCCGGTTTTTCCCCCCAAGCACGGAGGCGGCTCCACTTTCAATCCCTTTTATTGACTCGTCACGGACAGAAGCGCGCAGAGAAAGCGCCCGCGGCTCTCCGCGGCACCGGGGCGAGCGGCGAGCGGGCTGGCGGCCACCGTGGCCACCGTGGCGACCTCGGCCGCCGGCTCCGGGCGCGTCTGCGGCACACACACTTGGCTACAAGGCTACTCTACCCAAAACACACCGAGGGGAGGGGACGGGGACCGGGAATCGGGGATTGGGGACCGGGAATCGGGGATTGGGGACCGGGGATTGGGGATCGCGGATCGGGGATTGGGGAGCCCTTGGGGGGCTCGGAGCTGTCCCGGCTCATCCGGTGCTGAACGGGGAGAGAGGGATCCACCGGGAACGGGAGCGGCGGGGATCAGGAGAACCGGGACCcaccgggagcgggagcggcggggacCAGGAGAACCGGGACCcaccgggagcgggagcggcggggacCAGGAGAACCGGGACCcaccgggagcgggagcggcggggacCAGGGATCAGCTCCCGGGAGTGGTGGGGACCGGGGATCAGCTCCCGGGAGTGGCAGGGACCGAGGATCAGCTCCCGGCAGGGACCGGGGATCAGCTCCCAGGAGCGGCGGGGACCGGGGATCAGCTCCCGGGAGTGGTGGGGACCGGGGATCAGCTCCCGGGAGTGGTGGGGACCGGGGATCAGCTCCCAGGAGTGGCAAGGACCGAGGATCAGCTCCCGGCAGGGACCGGGGATCAGCTCCCGGGAGTGGCGGGGACCGAGGATCAGCTCCCGGCAGGGACCGGGGATCAGCTCCCGGGAGTGGCGGGGACCGAGGATCAGCTCCCGGCAGGGACCGGGGATCAGCTCCCGGGAGTGGCGGGGACCGGGGATCAGCTCCCAGGAGTGGCAGGGACCAGGGATCAGCTCCCGGCAGGGACCGGGGATCAGCTCCCAGGAGCGGCGGGGACCGGGGAGCACCAATATCCATCGGGGGCTGGAGAGAACCGCCCGGGAGCCGCGGGGACCGGGAATGTCGGCACCCACCGGGGCGCAGGGAGCATCGCCCGCGAGTGGCGGGGACCGAGGAGCCCCGGGATCCATCGTGGAGCGGGGAAACCGCCCGGGAGCAGCGGGGACCGGGAATGTCGGCACCCGCCGGGGAAAATCGGGATGCGCCGGAGCGCGGCGCGCACCCAccggggagcggcggggacCGCTCCGGGCTCGACAGGAGAGAACCGGGGAGCAGAGGGGACTCACCGGGCACCGAGGAGCGGCGGGGACTGAACCGATTCCAGCAAAGAGAATTTGGGGctatggggttttttgcttttagcCGTTTTCTCGGGGTTTTTTCGTTTTTTTTCCTCGGAGGGGAAAGGGAGCGCGGGGCTGGCGGGCGGCGGAGGGAGGCGGGGGAGAGGGAATCGTTGTTGCCCGAAATGGAAACGAAATCGTGGGAGGCTCATCCCGGCGGCACCGGGcgagaaggagaagggggaggaggagggggagggggaggagaggcGGGGATGGCTCCGCTCGTTGCCGGAGGTTTTTCCCCGGGCGGAGCGGGGGTGGGGAGCGGGGGCCGGGGGGTTCGGGGGGCTCAGCGGGGCCGCTGCCGGTAGTTGCCGTTGATCTCCGGGGAGATGGTGACGGCCTCGGCGCCCAGCGGCAGCTTGTCGCTGTACTCGGAGCGAACCTCGAACTCCTCGGCGCCGCCCTTGGACTGCGACTCCGCCATGGAGCTGGCGGCCACGCTCTCCTCCCGCTCCAGCTCCGCCGcgccttccccctccctcccgcGCCGCCACCGCGCTCCTTCTTCATcccccgcctcctcctcctcctcctcctcctcctcggccTCGGCCTCGCCGGGACCGAAGTTCTTCTCGGACTCCAGGTAGGAGGCGCGGGGGTCGAAGTCGGCGGCCATGCGCTTCTCCATCTGGTCGGGGTTCTGCGCCTTCATGATCAGCTTGTAGGGCTTGGCCTGCAGCTTGGCGAGCAGGTGGCACCACGTGGCGCCCAGCAGCGGCAGcgtggccagcagcagcaggaagatgCTGACCACCACGATGATGATGAGCGACGGGATCTCCTTCTTGGTGGTGAACACCACCTGCACCCGGCACTCCTCGCCCGGCGAGCTCAGGCACACCGAGTAGTTGGTGCCGGGGCTCAGGCCCTGGAACCAGTAGGAGTTCACGCCGGCCTCGATCTGCGACCACTGCAGCAGGGCGTGGCCCTGGCGGCCTTGCTGGCACAGGTAGAGCACGCCCAGGTGGCCCCCGCCGGGCTGGGTGGGCGTCAGCTGCACGCGGGCGTCGCGCTCGGCCACGTCCAGGGCGATGACGCCCAGATCGAAGCTGTGCCGCTTGAAGTCGCCGCTCTGGTTGAAGGCGTGGTTGGAGATGTACTTGGAGCCGCCCGCCGAGGAGCCGCACTTCTTCTCCAGGCCCGGCGGCTCCACCGGGACCCGGCCCCGGCCCTCAggctccggccccgcccctgAGCCGGGCCGGCTCTGCCGGGTGGGGCCCAGCGCTTTGCCCCTCTCCTCCGGGGTCAGCACGCTGTTCTTGGCCGCCTCGGCGTCGGGTTTCTTGTCGCCCGCCTGCCCCTTGCCGCCCAGCGGGTCGCCGCCGGGTGCCGGCGGGTATTTCTGCGCGCCCGCCACGGCCACGCTGACCGAGGAGTGGTTGCTGCCCACCTCGTTGGTGGCCACGCAGGTGTAGGTGCCCTCCTCGCGCTTGCTCAGGCGCGGGATCACCAAGGTGCCGTTCTTGAACGCCACGAAGCGCTCGGGCTCCGGCCGCGGCGCCTCCTTGGCCGCGCTCTCCGGGCCGCTCCCGCCGAGCTCCAGGCTCTGGCCGGCCGTGCGGATCTTCCAGCGCAGCTCGGGCGGCGGCGAGCCGCTGGCGGCGCAGTGCAGGCTCAGCGTGAGGCCGTCGGGCAGCTCGGCCGCGTCCAGCTCGGGCGAGTAGCTGAGGCTCACGGCGGGCGCGGCGCAGGGCAGCTCGGGCAGCTTGGCCAGCGGCACGCCGCGCAGGCGCTCGGGCAGCGCGCAGGCGATGGAGTCCTTCTCGGGGATGGAGATGAGCGTGCTCTCCATCCAGCGCTTCAGC from Vidua chalybeata isolate OUT-0048 chromosome 13, bVidCha1 merged haplotype, whole genome shotgun sequence carries:
- the LOC128794756 gene encoding S-antigen protein-like, giving the protein MSLRRIPEKSTEAAPLSIPFIDSSRTEARRESARGSPRHRGERRAGWRPPWPPWRPRPPAPGASAAHTLGYKATLPKTHRGEGTGTGNRGLGTGNRGLGTGDWGSRIGDWGALGGLGAVPAHPVLNGERGIHRERERRGSGEPGPTGSGSGGDQENRDPPGAGAAGTRRTGTHRERERRGPGISSREWWGPGISSREWQGPRISSRQGPGISSQERRGPGISSREWWGPGISSREWWGPGISSQEWQGPRISSRQGPGISSREWRGPRISSRQGPGISSREWRGPRISSRQGPGISSREWRGPGISSQEWQGPGISSRQGPGISSQERRGPGSTNIHRGLERTAREPRGPGMSAPTGAQGASPASGGDRGAPGSIVERGNRPGAAGTGNVGTRRGKSGCAGARRAPTGERRGPLRARQERTGEQRGLTGHRGAAGTEPIPAKRIWGYGVFCF
- the LOC128794653 gene encoding immunoglobulin superfamily containing leucine-rich repeat protein 2-like — its product is MAPLLALLLAALLGSGRACPEPCACVDKYAHQFADCAYKELQAVPAGLPSNVTTLSLSANKISSLPRGAFAEVTQVSSLWLAHNEIAAIEPGALAVLAQLKNLDISHNQIVEFPWRDLRNLSALQLLKMNNNRMALVPPDAFRTLKDLRSLRINNNRFATLAEGIFDSLGSLSHLQIYNNPFECSCALRWLKRWMESTLISIPEKDSIACALPERLRGVPLAKLPELPCAAPAVSLSYSPELDAAELPDGLTLSLHCAASGSPPPELRWKIRTAGQSLELGGSGPESAAKEAPRPEPERFVAFKNGTLVIPRLSKREEGTYTCVATNEVGSNHSSVSVAVAGAQKYPPAPGGDPLGGKGQAGDKKPDAEAAKNSVLTPEERGKALGPTRQSRPGSGAGPEPEGRGRVPVEPPGLEKKCGSSAGGSKYISNHAFNQSGDFKRHSFDLGVIALDVAERDARVQLTPTQPGGGHLGVLYLCQQGRQGHALLQWSQIEAGVNSYWFQGLSPGTNYSVCLSSPGEECRVQVVFTTKKEIPSLIIIVVVSIFLLLLATLPLLGATWCHLLAKLQAKPYKLIMKAQNPDQMEKRMAADFDPRASYLESEKNFGPGEAEAEEEEEEEEEAGDEEGARWRRGREGEGAAELEREESVAASSMAESQSKGGAEEFEVRSEYSDKLPLGAEAVTISPEINGNYRQRPR